The Arctopsyche grandis isolate Sample6627 chromosome 12, ASM5162203v2, whole genome shotgun sequence genome includes the window taataaacacgtgcattaacatgccagtcgtctcatccATTCATCCTCCATacaattaattctaatttagaGGAAGGtttcttattattaattttagaacCCATTATAGCCCACAGGTTCTCTATTGGGTTCAAATCCGGACTGTTACCCGGCCGTTCCAAGGGCGAAATGCCACTTTCCGCAATGAAGTTCTTGACCTAAAATTTTAGATAATAacttaatgatatatttttatttttatttgttgattAGGATacatagcaataaaaaaaaagattatttacaGTTTTAGCAAGATGACATGGTGCAGAATCGTCTTGAAAAATGCATTCAGATTCCCACGCATAGTGCATTTCTATTGCTGGTATCAAATgttcttttaaaaattttttatatgtttcggCGTTAACTGTCCCATCAATTATGGCCAATGGACCCACCCCatggaaaaaaaaacatccCCAGACCATCTGGCCCGCACGGTGTTTGACCGTAGGCTGAATACATTCGTCACTCAAACGTTCGCCCGATCTTCGTCGAATGTAGTGGATGCCATCGGAcccaaacaaattaattttgctTTCTTCCGAGAAGATAACACGCCTCCAGTCCATTTCCGtccaattaataaattttttggcCCAATTCAGTCGTTGCATTCTCATTTTCTTggtcaaaaatgattttttcgcCGGTATCCTGGCAACTAAACTGTATTCTTTAAGGCGACGACGTACAACTTCGACGCTGATTTCTTTTCCCCCAGCTGCTATAAACTCCGATCTAATTTTCACAGCACTTTTGAACCGGTTTTTGTAGACACATTCTTTTTAAGAGTCTATCTTCGGCGGAGTTGGTCTTTCTGGGCTTTCCCGATCCTTTTTTCCTCTCTAGGGAtgctgaatttttatattttcttatgcAATTAAGCACAGAGGTCTTACTGCATCCTACTTTCTGAGCGATGTAGCGAGAACTAAATTTTTCTTCAGCCAGAGTTAGAATTATCGCTTTATTCGCTTCGGTTAATTGTTTTACACCCGACATATCGTACACAAAATCACTTCAAAACGTGCTAATCCTTCGAAAAACAGTGGTCAACTGTTTGAATACCTAAAGATAAGGAtccttttcaacaaaaaaaggtcTTTTACCTGAACATCTGACAcgcaaaaaaaatgtacacaagcTTTTGTCCCTTTTCTATGGGTGGACACCTTTCATCGCCCGCtactgtatgtaaaaaataaatataaatataaattgtagtGAGTTCGGGAAATCAAGAAATACAAGTCCTTCATGTTTTGAACGCCACTCTAGACGTATTGAACTTATCTGAACTGAATTGGAGAAGACTTAGGTCAATATCTTTCACAGACGGCAACATCAAGCAAGTCACAGGTTAGAATTAGTAATTTTATCCAATCAATGTTAAGAGATTTTGGAATTCCActaatttttcatattgtttCAGGAGAATTTAAGATGCTGTCTCCAGCTGTGTGCTTGAATTTATCAAACAACGGAGTAGACGAAATAGCCTCACGTGCACTTATCTATTTGTTTAACTTAACGACGCTGGATATATCACAAAATAAATTGTCTGATATGCCACACTTCAGCGTCAGGGAAAgggatttttatttgaatttcaaaggTAAAGCCATTGGTGAAAAAATAccacccttattatttatagaattaatattattaacctCAAATGGTATTTAATTGATTTcagataataatgaaatattgtgcCAAAGCGTTTTGGATGCTTTGAAGAAACACGGTGAACATTTGAAGTTTATGAACACCAACAGTACCTTCTGCTCGTCTTCAAACACATTTCATTGGTTTAACACAACCGAGTTGGTTTCAATTATACAAGTGGAATTGATACATGAGGTAtgcttaataaattatataaatatattttattatgagaaTCTTGGTATTTGAAAGTGATACTTTATTGTTGCCgagcataatttatttaataaaattacaccATAAGAATGTAATACTAGTGATAattttcgatgcggtgcaaacgatcgacatgcgccagacagactgaaccacagattaacgatacgtgtaccttatgcgtgcgcactgctcgcacttacactaagcgaaatctgcccgaagtcccgacatacctaccctgtatacgttctgtgcttctgatactttagttccgaattttgccttataaaactcgccagaaagatccaactcaattttaataattaccattttaataattgcatctgtgcacatcgaaaggttactcgtcatctgatgtgcaatctatcattcgtgaactCGAGAATAAagtagccatccagttaatctgtggtttagtctgtctggcgcttgtcgatcgtttgctatgTAAGTTAGATATGTAAATGAGTGTAGTGCAGAATAAGGGCGAAAACCCACTgaatggtatgggacgtcatatgttcttggcttcccgctgtgcacgtgcaaaatgaatatgtttgggaggtcgcaagTGTACCCATAtgcaagtttctcctacatttcttcaaatatgggattccccgttatcgatcactgtgaagcaaggataaatacaagtataaaatatcaccgaaaactctccagggggtgatttttgggactgtgtaccatgaatATGGGCTAGGGGGTACTGCCTCTTTATCGCATGtttgaaagtatctaaaaaaagcacgtaccacgtcccactcggtgtgttttcgccctaaagaaAAACAGAAAAGGCTTTCTTGTGATGATTTTAGAggtaatgttatattttattgttacagctATCGGATCGTTGCATCGAAGTTGGCATGAATTTGGTGAACTGTTCTTGTATTCCGGTGCGATTAGAACTCGTTGCTGGTAAACCTCCGTCTTTTTCGGTTGGAGTTAATTGTTCTAATCGTAATTTGAAAGAACTTCCTGAAACATTGCCTCCCAACACTATCGAGCTTGACGTTTCAAATAATAATGTtcgtattgtattataaaaatgttgatttgaATACACAtggattttaatattattttataattattagaaTACtctgtggttattaaaaacaccGTTGAATCTGTATAAATACTTTTAATAGATAACTTCTTTAAAACCGCTATCGGAGCATCCATCGTATGAAAACATCCGAAGATTGTTTGCAGATAACAATAACattaaatcgattttagaccTGGAAGGAACCAAGTTCATTGAAAACTTCCAAGTACTCTCATTGAGATCTaacaaattgaaaactgtaagtattatataatatatgtattaatttgaaaatacacTAAATAATGTAGTGTAAATAGCACTtttcttaaatatttgtatttgttgcAGATCCCTACATACATTCTTTCAGACTCTTTAGATAGGAATTGGAGTCCACGACACGTATACTTAGCAAACAATTATCTGAACTGTGATTGTACTACGACACGACAAGTTAAAGTAAGTGTAAGCACAACATTAAAATATCattataaaacaattatttatcatttaaatgccGATTTTAGCTATGGTTACTAAGCAAAACCAACAACATACCAGATTACGATCAAGTGTTGTGTGAAAATGTACCGGGGCAACTAGTTGAACTGGCCGAGAGTAAAGTTTGTCTGCAAAAGAAGGATTGGACTGACTATATTTATTACGTCATCGCTACTGAGCTTCTACTACTTTTTGGGCTGATAACAAAAGTCATGTACGATTATTGGGTGTACAAGACGGCAGGATATCTTCCGTGGCCTGCAAGCGAAATGCCAAAATTGCCTTGTGATTGGCTGTGCGAGTGAACTGTATTGTGATAATGTTAAACTAGATATAATCAAAGACCCAAAGGATTGAGTCTCAGAACTACTAAAATCTAGTTTCAACACTAGACAATGTgattctaacctaacctaattatgTGAATCCACCGCTAATGGCAACAACtgtaatattattgtataaagaACTTGGCTCTATTTAGAAGTCGATCTTTAACATTGATTAACCGTTTgtccgcggccgtcttctatggaagctttgggcgacaagtctgtagcgcggctgtcttccatagaatttctgaactttgcacaggATTTTGAGTCTTAAATGCgtctatttcaactgttttaaggttcaaaattggttgaatatattactgagagttgaatgccatatattcgatttgcttaaaatgaatatataccagtcaaaattagttttttgtggaaccatactgaaacctcatttatgtgacgtcacgtctgttgaacaatgacGATGATACGTctaaattgtatgaagaatgactatttgacaattaagccaaaactacgagatatatgatgtattttattgtttaaaataatactttatgtgttaattaacatatctggttacttgagtaaatattaaaatctgtatttaaggtcgaaaactcgattgccaaattggcgaaaaaggtgccgccgcgtacagggcttgttcgctatatttattgccgcgggcaaagggttaaacagcAATTACGACTTGGAATAGTTGTGTATTTGCGTTGGTGGTGGATCTACATTATAATTGTAAAGTTTTGActgaatttattacatataaataaatattatatgaactgACATTTGTGAGAAATCGTATGTAATTGTAAACTcgcattgtatttatataatcttaatATTTGTCGTATCATAGTAACTGGAGTCTACACCACGCGGATTTTAATCTATAATTAAAGTTGTGCTGCGACCGATCAATAGCGACCGAGAGCATAATCGTGGGCACACAAGGCTcccattttttaaaatccaTGTGGCCAGCTATGTACGTTCATATGTACTGTATGTAGATAGAATTAATTACTGTTGTGGtctttttcataattaaaattcgtattttaagatgtaaatattataaaagaatatgtgtacataatattagtaattaaaatatttactggtgataattttttttttcaaaaagtcTCAGGTTTAATTGGAACtgggaaataaataaaaacacaatttttaaaacattttgaattatatttacaatacaaataaatgttagaaagttcaattatattattttacagctTTAGACTTTTTTGAATCCTTCTTGCTTTTATCAATTTTAGCCTTTTTTGTTTGTGGACGAAATGTTGGTGCGTTATCGTCCATTTTCCTCCTATTTTTTGAAgagtcattttattattatcaatataaAAACATCATGCAACATAATAAAAGTCACAAGAACACTCACTTAGCACCAGTTTCTGGGAGTTCAGTTGAAATTTGTTCTCTTTTCGGCGCTGTCttcttcaattgtttcctaTCCTTTCTCGTTTGCTTCAACGTCAACATATATTCTGGCACTTTACAGCCAGATTGTTTCATAACTGTGACAATACTAttgaaaaatcatcaaaaaatacGTTTTTTAAACTTACTACATATTctcaataaagtaaaaaaaaacctaacCTTTTCAAATTGGGTATATCGTCTTGTGTAAAGAACGTAACGGCTCTTCCTTTCTGTCCAGCTCGACCGGCTCTACCGATActgttaattaaaaacaaatcaaatcaaTATCACCGAACCAACTTGAACAATATTTCACTATTTATAATACTACCGATGCACATATGAGATTCCGCTCGGAGGAAAGTCATAATTGATGACTAGGCTCACTCCTCGAAAGTCAATACCACGTCCCATTAGTTCAGTACAAATCAACACCCATATTTTACCAATGCGGAAACTTCGCACTACATTGTCACGCTGAAAtgtgaataatttttataaacacctacagtaaaaatataatatgaaatatacgaAAATCAAAATACTTGTAATTGAGTTCTGTCTGCGTGAATCACATCAACGTTTATACCGTCATAAAGAAGTTCTTTGAATAACTGTTTAGCTCTATCTTTACTTTGGacaaaaactgaaatataaaaaaaaagattgtaaaaggctgtacatacaaacatacatatatgaagaggTTGGCAAAAAGCAAGAATAGTCTAATAAGTAGAgtgcggacccaaagcgcgccgttcatagtttaattgttgtaaatgctttgccgaaccttttttttttgcactctagctttgtaaatagagccaaaccgccccgattactggaaaaagcacgctctctatccgcagtctactaataaatttatttatgacgGGCACCAGATTTTGGGGGCGTCGTGAAGGCAAAATATATTGGAAATAATTTAAACATCCATTTTATAGAataaatgtacatttaaaaaagtaatttaaaaaattttctgtACATTGCAAAAcatttgtgtgcatttctaaatgagattgtttaatgcaccgaaaataatgcaaatttttaatgcacaaacattttttttaagatacaaagaaTTTTTCTCAATGAACAGTTAAATCGCGcccaaatatattttacttattgATATTGTTTTGTCATATTTTGTAGGGACtttttaattctaaaattaatttttaagtacAAAAATTCTCCAAAAACACGATTGTTCTTCGTAATCCGTCTGTCGAACATACAGTCTTTCTAGGCTTTGTATTGAAAGCCATAATATGGGGCGCCAGATTTGAACCTAACCGTGAAAGAGGAAGATGCATTTAAGACAGCGTTTTCTATACATGTATCTTTTGTCTGAATGCTTAGAAAAATACTCTAACGTGAGAAAATGGGAGAATAGGATCCGCCAGCTGAGTGCATTTGAGGGTGGACAACGGAGACCCTTGGATTAGGCCGATCGCGCTCAGTCAGTTCCCGTTAGAGTTCTCAGAATCCGGACGAAAGCGTGAGactgtacgtgcctagacaatggatcggggaagctgtggtgggcAACTTGCCCTTTAAAAGGAGGTACACTTGGTACAGTGATTATTCTGGAATGAGCGTTGGCTGCACgcggacctcctgaatcattcaataaatgctgtgaagcgactttggcctttcatttggaacctcaacccacccctacgcaacaatactatgaattaatacaatacagaaaatttctgtatttttttaagattttgagTTTCACAAATCGAGATCATTTCGTCATTAAAtaacgtatataatatttattgtgtttgATACTAAGCAAATTATATAAGTAGAATCACACTGTGGTGGACTAAAAGTGTGTATTTCTAGTTTTAAGTTAGTGTATTAGTGACAAGTTAGTATGAACTGTAttgcatagatatgtatgtatattg containing:
- the hfw gene encoding leucine-rich repeat domain-containing protein hfw — translated: MLILGVLLVAAVLGVESRIAEELMHKEEAPATTRKYLSAEESAALLSPSGCFHASRKFCPVDQHCRRLLPHAMLCCDVDAASVKEALSPELSSGNQEIQVLHVLNATLDVLNLSELNWRRLRSISFTDGNIKQVTGEFKMLSPAVCLNLSNNGVDEIASRALIYLFNLTTLDISQNKLSDMPHFSVRERDFYLNFKDNNEILCQSVLDALKKHGEHLKFMNTNSTFCSSSNTFHWFNTTELVSIIQVELIHELSDRCIEVGMNLVNCSCIPVRLELVAGKPPSFSVGVNCSNRNLKELPETLPPNTIELDVSNNNITSLKPLSEHPSYENIRRLFADNNNIKSILDLEGTKFIENFQVLSLRSNKLKTIPTYILSDSLDRNWSPRHVYLANNYLNCDCTTTRQVKLWLLSKTNNIPDYDQVLCENVPGQLVELAESKVCLQKKDWTDYIYYVIATELLLLFGLITKVMYDYWVYKTAGYLPWPASEMPKLPCDWLCE